From a region of the Candidatus Poribacteria bacterium genome:
- a CDS encoding sulfotransferase — translation MIAQIDPNYIKTRPTKVITRLMSYAFFEGRPVTTKGRWINPLVFSLLKRFATNNNRYKSVEKPIFILGTGRSGTTILGIVLSMHREIGYLNEPKAMWHLIHPHEDIIGNYSQAEAKYRLTAEDATHEMRQRATQMFGAYLTATRSKRLVDKYPELIFRVDFVRALFPDARFIFLIRNGWDTCHSIATWSKRLGVQVKSEQHDWWGVDDRKWRLLIEQLVKTDPVFAEMETDDIKHFERHLDRAAIEWIVTMQEGIRLMQATPDCIHLVRFEDLTLEPDKTLTALCDFCELPIDSTFYEYARQTLRPVPARKPFDVHAKIAPVFHDIMRQLRYNS, via the coding sequence ATGATTGCACAAATAGATCCGAATTACATCAAAACGCGTCCGACGAAAGTAATAACGCGTCTCATGAGTTACGCGTTCTTTGAGGGACGTCCTGTAACCACAAAGGGGCGCTGGATAAATCCGCTCGTCTTTTCTCTTTTGAAAAGGTTTGCCACGAACAATAACAGATATAAATCTGTTGAAAAACCGATCTTCATCTTGGGGACCGGGCGCAGTGGCACAACGATACTCGGTATTGTGCTGTCCATGCACAGAGAAATCGGCTATCTCAATGAACCAAAAGCGATGTGGCACCTCATCCATCCGCATGAAGATATTATTGGGAACTACAGTCAAGCGGAGGCAAAATATCGACTCACGGCTGAAGATGCGACACACGAAATGCGTCAACGTGCTACCCAGATGTTCGGTGCTTATTTGACAGCAACTCGCTCGAAGCGGCTTGTTGATAAGTACCCGGAACTTATTTTCAGGGTAGATTTCGTTCGTGCGCTGTTTCCTGATGCGCGTTTCATCTTCCTCATCCGCAATGGGTGGGATACGTGCCATTCAATTGCAACTTGGTCAAAGCGACTTGGTGTTCAGGTCAAGAGTGAGCAACACGATTGGTGGGGTGTGGATGACCGAAAGTGGAGGCTCTTAATTGAGCAACTCGTTAAAACAGATCCGGTTTTCGCTGAAATGGAAACCGATGACATTAAACATTTTGAGCGACATCTCGACAGAGCCGCCATAGAATGGATCGTCACCATGCAGGAGGGGATCCGTCTCATGCAAGCAACACCTGATTGTATCCATCTCGTCCGTTTCGAGGATTTGACATTAGAGCCAGACAAAACACTTACCGCGTTATGCGACTTCTGTGAATTGCCAATAGACAGCACGTTCTACGAGTATGCTCGGCAGACCTTGCGTCCAGTACCCGCCAGAAAGCCTTTTGACGTTCATGCGAAAATCGCGCCTGTTTTCCATGACATAATGAGACAGTTAAGGTATAATAGTTAG
- a CDS encoding sulfotransferase codes for MVFVVGNSRSGTTMMGRILGKHPNVYTFGELHFFGQLCAPPFSSASRKEEIEELTSQLHCIQREGYRTHGNPRRFLGEAQVFLERLTPYPETQAALFEAFLYYVAAANGGTIPCDQTPRNVFYIADILQLYPNARIINMIRDPRDVLLSQKRKWKRRFLGGSDLPMKEMFRDWVNYHPITISYIWRTAVTAAEQFLQHERVTSIYFEELLAHPKATVKHLCDFVGITYTEAMLQVPQVGSSVAEDQPEQLGINPHRAHSWHSDPTGGELSSAEIYLNQKINAALMKKHNYSPVSIQPNVASLILHLLAFPVKLGGAFLFNLDRMKNIRQTLKRRI; via the coding sequence ATGGTATTTGTTGTTGGGAATAGTCGCAGCGGAACAACGATGATGGGACGAATTTTAGGGAAGCATCCAAATGTTTATACTTTTGGTGAGCTTCACTTCTTTGGTCAGTTGTGTGCGCCCCCGTTTTCATCAGCATCGCGTAAGGAGGAGATAGAAGAACTGACTTCGCAGTTACATTGTATTCAGCGAGAGGGATATCGCACGCATGGAAATCCACGCCGTTTCTTAGGCGAAGCACAGGTGTTTCTTGAGAGGCTAACCCCTTACCCTGAAACGCAAGCCGCGCTCTTTGAAGCTTTTCTCTACTATGTTGCTGCTGCGAATGGTGGGACGATCCCTTGTGACCAAACACCGCGTAATGTTTTTTATATTGCCGATATCCTTCAGCTGTACCCAAACGCGCGGATTATCAATATGATCCGTGACCCGCGGGATGTGCTATTATCTCAAAAAAGGAAGTGGAAACGCCGGTTTCTCGGTGGAAGCGATCTGCCAATGAAAGAAATGTTCCGCGATTGGGTGAACTATCATCCAATAACCATTAGTTACATCTGGCGCACTGCCGTCACCGCTGCTGAGCAGTTTTTACAACACGAACGAGTGACCTCCATCTATTTTGAGGAACTCCTCGCGCACCCCAAAGCAACCGTTAAACATCTCTGTGATTTTGTCGGTATTACTTACACGGAGGCTATGCTTCAAGTCCCGCAAGTCGGGTCTTCCGTGGCGGAGGACCAGCCCGAGCAACTCGGTATCAATCCGCATCGGGCACACAGTTGGCACAGCGACCCAACTGGAGGGGAACTCAGTTCGGCTGAAATCTACCTCAACCAAAAGATAAATGCAGCCCTCATGAAGAAACATAACTATAGTCCCGTCTCAATACAACCTAATGTCGCGAGTTTGATACTTCACCTGTTGGCGTTTCCAGTGAAATTAGGTGGAGCATTCCTATTTAACCTTGATCGTATGAAAAATATCCGTCAAACGCTAAAAAGACGAATATGA